A portion of the Chelonia mydas isolate rCheMyd1 chromosome 23, rCheMyd1.pri.v2, whole genome shotgun sequence genome contains these proteins:
- the OTUD5 gene encoding OTU domain-containing protein 5 has product MKEDGACLFRAVADQVYGDQDMHEVVRKHCMDYLMKNADYFSNYVTEDFTTYINRKRKNNCHGNHIEMQAMAEMYNRPVEVYQYGTEPINTFHGIQQNEDEPIRVSYHRSIHYNSVVNPNKATIGVGLGLPSFKPGYAEQSLMKSAIKTSEESWIEQQMLEDKKRATDWEATNEAIEEQVARESYLQWLRDQEKQARQPRKASATCSSATAAATSGLEDWSSRSPRHRSSAPSPEHPDLHGEITAMKPPSPGAAAALALPKPPSPCAPGTSSQLSAGGGRATPPLVSLYPALECRAIMQQMSPTAFGLTDWDEDEILASVLAVSQQEYLESMKGSLHRDSPADKS; this is encoded by the exons ATGAAGGAGGACGGGGCTTGTTTATTCCGGGCTGTGG CTGACCAGGTGTACGGAGACCAGGACATGCACGAAGTGGTCCGGAAGCACTGTATGGACTACctg ATGAAGAACGCCGATTACTTCTCCAACTACGTGACTGAAGATTTCACCACTTACATCAACCGGAAGCGGAAAAACAATTGCCATGGCAACCACATTGAGATGCAGGCCATGGCGGAGATGTACAACCGGCCCGTGGAGGTGTACCAGTACGGCACAG AGCCCATCAACACCTTCCACGGCATCCAGCAGAACGAGGACGAGCCCATCCGGGTCTCCTACCACCGCAGCATCCACTACAACTCCGTGGTGAACCCCAACAAGGCCACCATcggcgtggggctggggctgccctccttcaagccaggg tACGCGGAGCAGTCGCTGATGAAAAGCGCCATCAAGACGTCGGAGGAGTCGTGGATCGAGCAGCAGATGCTGGAGGACAAGAAGCGAGCGACCGACTGGGAGGCCACGAACGAGGCCATCGAGGAGCAGGTGGCCCGAGAGTCCTACCTGCAGTGGCTGCGGGACCAGGAGAAACAAGCCAGACAG ccccggaaaGCCAGCGCGACCTGCAGCTCGGCCACGGCGGCCGCCACCAGCGGCCTGGAGGACTGGAGCAGCCGCTCCCCGCGTCACCGCAGCTCGGCCCCGTCCCCCGAGCACCCCGACCTGCACGGCGAGATCACCGCCATGAAACCGCCCTCCCCGGGCGCCGCCGCCGCCCTGGCGCTGCCGAAACCACCCTCGCCCTGCGCGCCAG GCACGAGCAGTCAGTTGTCGGCAGGAGGTGGCCGAGCGACCCCACCCTTAGTGTCCTTGTACCCGGCCCTGGAGTGCCGGGCCATCATGCAGCAGATGTCTCCTACCGCGTTCG GTCTGACCGACTGGGACGAGGACGAGATCCTGGCCTCGGTGCTGGCGGTCTCGCAGCAGGAATACCTGGAGAGCATGAAGGGATCCCTGCACAGAGACAGCCCCGCCGACAAGAGTTGA